Proteins encoded together in one Candidatus Poribacteria bacterium window:
- a CDS encoding ABC transporter permease, whose product MTLIQKEIMHHILSVRFIALLLMCALLIPLTLSINYRRYSQNLTDYQESVKRNAQDPNVEVSKFFLKPTPLSVFANGLEEALPTYLGMTRNGVRQGSAGISQASAAYALGNLDFLFIVGIVFSLLALLFTFDAVAGEREAGTLRINLSNPLPRDVFLWSKLIGGYIVFVIPFLVSFLLGLLLIVWQGFPLGELKVALPVLGLTLISLLYIAVFFAIGVVISTYLDNAKTALIVAFTFWVFAVLIAPRGAFVVAKLVAPTRTQQAVYMEKNALRNNLTKDKEEKIGEKMALAFESGGSVHINLNDPETQKRLDKLRKPIDEQYRLEFQNQSGKIDRDYQREKDRQEQVGEMLSRIAPTSSLTYFAMNLTQTGTLKRDTYFQTGERYYKQLDDTYFSTISDDVLAQFLHLMNRSNESSESETDEILPPPMLIEPALSDTLRRSAVDVFLLGFFALAFTVVAFLKFFRSDI is encoded by the coding sequence ATGACATTGATTCAAAAAGAGATCATGCATCACATTCTCAGTGTCCGATTTATCGCGCTTTTGCTGATGTGTGCCCTGCTCATTCCACTCACCCTTTCTATCAATTATCGCAGGTATAGCCAGAATTTGACGGATTATCAAGAGTCCGTGAAACGGAACGCACAGGATCCAAACGTGGAGGTCTCTAAGTTCTTCCTCAAACCTACACCTTTGAGCGTCTTCGCAAACGGTTTAGAGGAAGCACTGCCGACCTATCTTGGGATGACCCGTAATGGCGTGAGGCAGGGTTCAGCAGGGATTTCTCAGGCATCCGCGGCGTATGCACTTGGGAACCTTGATTTCCTGTTTATTGTCGGAATTGTTTTCAGTCTGCTGGCACTTCTGTTCACATTTGATGCTGTTGCCGGAGAAAGAGAGGCAGGCACGCTCCGGATAAATCTGTCAAATCCGCTTCCCCGAGATGTGTTTCTGTGGAGCAAGCTGATCGGTGGATACATCGTGTTCGTTATTCCGTTTTTAGTATCTTTCCTTTTGGGGTTACTCCTGATCGTTTGGCAGGGATTTCCGCTCGGTGAGCTTAAGGTTGCACTGCCGGTGCTCGGTCTCACACTTATCTCGCTGCTCTATATTGCGGTGTTTTTTGCGATAGGTGTCGTCATTTCAACGTATCTCGACAACGCCAAGACCGCGCTGATCGTCGCATTTACGTTTTGGGTATTTGCGGTGCTGATCGCGCCGCGGGGCGCGTTTGTCGTCGCGAAACTCGTCGCGCCCACCCGAACACAGCAAGCTGTTTATATGGAGAAAAACGCACTTCGCAATAACCTGACAAAGGATAAGGAAGAGAAGATTGGGGAAAAAATGGCTTTAGCTTTTGAGAGCGGCGGTAGTGTTCATATTAACCTAAACGATCCAGAGACGCAGAAAAGGTTAGATAAACTCAGAAAACCGATTGATGAACAGTATCGACTGGAGTTCCAGAATCAATCGGGTAAAATTGACAGGGACTATCAACGCGAAAAGGATCGACAAGAGCAGGTTGGTGAGATGCTTTCCCGGATCGCACCCACGTCTTCACTTACCTATTTTGCGATGAACCTCACACAAACCGGCACGTTAAAAAGGGACACCTATTTTCAAACGGGTGAGAGGTACTATAAGCAACTTGATGATACGTATTTCAGCACAATTTCGGACGACGTGCTGGCACAGTTTTTACATCTGATGAATCGGTCAAATGAGTCTTCTGAATCCGAAACAGACGAAATCCTGCCACCACCAATGTTAATAGAACCTGCTTTATCGGACACATTACGCCGCTCCGCAGTGGATGTGTTCTTACTCGGTTTTTTCGCTTTAGCGTTTACG
- a CDS encoding PQQ-binding-like beta-propeller repeat protein translates to MSNDGISWEATTDTEGVPIVIERFAVDGTTVYGTHQQRVYQLKANANTWQQVTPEIPVRVNALAVDGNTLYVGTTGRGVLRFTLDESE, encoded by the coding sequence ATGTCAAATGATGGTATCTCTTGGGAGGCGACAACCGATACAGAAGGCGTGCCAATTGTCATAGAAAGATTCGCGGTAGACGGCACAACCGTTTATGGGACACACCAGCAACGGGTGTACCAATTGAAAGCAAATGCTAACACGTGGCAACAGGTTACACCGGAAATTCCAGTCCGTGTTAACGCTCTTGCCGTTGATGGTAACACGCTTTATGTCGGCACTACTGGCAGGGGTGTGCTACGTTTCACGCTTGATGAATCCGAATAA